The following coding sequences lie in one Lolium perenne isolate Kyuss_39 chromosome 2, Kyuss_2.0, whole genome shotgun sequence genomic window:
- the LOC127334382 gene encoding pentatricopeptide repeat-containing protein At5g61800-like: protein MAPSLPTLPPPYHSLPNLLFLPHRQARLPIRRLLAAHALAAVAGHLSLPNPHAHTLLLIAYSRLHCARRPSTLLLFRSSLRLSLPPTRHTLPLAISVAASSRPHLPLALSLHAIVVARSLLPFPHVANALVSLYAKNALPDSARMVFDEMHAPDVISYNALMDGYIKAGLLGLAMKEFQRMPQRDAASWGTVLAGCAKAGRWKEAVRLFDRMRAEGFRPDDVALAAALSCCAQLGALEKGREVHEYVRQSRPRPNVFLCTGLVDLYAKCGRVDVALEVFDSCPARNVFTWNALIVGLAMHGHGTVALEYFNRMLLQGVRPDGVTLLGVLIGCSHAGLVDMAKRIFSEMEGEHGVPRELKHYGCMADLLGRAGLIEEAIEMVKKMPTEGDTYVWGGILTGCRMHGNVEAAEVAARHLLELNPQDSGVYSVLAGIYADAARWEDVARVRKLMDERIARRNVGCSSITADH, encoded by the coding sequence ATGGCGCCATCACTTCCCACCCTCCCTCCGCCCTATCATTCCCTCCCCAACCTCCTCTTCCTCCCCCACCGCCAAGCCCGCCTCCCGATCCGCCGCCTCCTTGCCGCGCACGctctcgccgccgtcgccggccacctctccctcccCAATCCCCACGCCCACACCCTCCTCCTCATCGCCTACTCCCGCCTCCACTGCGCCCGCCGCCCTTCCACACTCCTCCTCTTCCGCTCCTCCCTCCGCCTCTCACTGCCACCCACCCGACACACCCTCCCTCTGGCCATCTCCGTCGCCGCCTCCTCGCGCCCCCACCTCCCGCTCGCGCTCTCCCTCCACGCCATCGTGGTGGCCCGCAGCCTCCTCCCGTTCCCGCACGTCGCCAACGCCCTCGTCTCCCTCTACGCCAAGAACGCCCTCCCGGACTCGGCGCGCATGGTGTTCGACGAAATGCACGCGCCGGACGTCATCTCCTACAACGCTCTCATGGACGGCTACATCAAGGCTGGCCTGCTGGGGCTTGCCATGAAGGAGTTCCAGCGGATGCCGCAGCGGGACGCTGCATCCTGGGGCACCGTGTTAGCCGGGTGCGCAAAGGCTGGAAGATGGAAGGAGGCAGTGCGGCTCTTTGACAGGATGAGAGCGGAGGGGTTCAGGCCGGACGACGTGGCGCTGGCCGCAGCGCTGTCATGCTGCGCGCAGCTCGGGGCGCTAGAGAAGGGACGGGAGGTCCACGAGTACGTAAGGCAGAGCAGGCCCCGGCCAAACGTGTTCTTGTGTACAGGGCTCGTTGATCTGTACGCAAAGTGTGGGCGTGTCGACGTTGCCCTGGAGGTTTTCGATTCGTGCCCTGCGAGGAACGTGTTCACCTGGAACGCGCTCATCGTCGGGCTGGCGATGCACGGGCATGGCACAGTGGCACTCGAGTACTTCAACCGGATGCTGCTTCAGGGGGTTCGACCAGATGGAGTCACTCTCTTAGGGGTGCTGATTGGTTGCAGCCACGCTGGCCTGGTTGACATGGCAAAGAGGATCTTCTCCGAGATGGAGGGCGAGCACGGTGTGCCTCGGGAGCTTAAGCATTATGGATGCATGGCTGACTTGCTTGGTCGAGCCGGGCTCATCGAGGAAGCGATTGAGATGGTCAAGAAGATGCCGACAGAAGGGGACACTTACGTCTGGGGAGGTATACTCACTGGTTGTAGAATGCACGGGAACGTGGAAGCAGCGGAGGTTGCAGCAAGGCATTTGCTGGAGCTCAACCCTCAAGACAGCGGGGTATACTCTGTCCTGGCCGGGATCTATGCAGATGCTGCTAGGTGGGAGGATGTTGCCAGGGTTAGGAAATTGATGGATGAAAGGATTGCTAGGAGAAATGTTGGTTGCAGTTCGATTACGGCGGACCACTAG